In Leisingera sp. NJS204, the following are encoded in one genomic region:
- a CDS encoding cold-shock protein, translating to MATGTVKWFNTTKGFGFIAPDGGSKDVFVHISAVERSGLTGLADNQKVTFDIEPGRDGRESAVNLALA from the coding sequence ATGGCCACCGGCACCGTAAAATGGTTCAACACCACTAAAGGCTTCGGCTTCATCGCACCCGACGGAGGCAGCAAAGATGTGTTCGTGCACATCTCCGCTGTTGAGCGTTCCGGCCTGACCGGCCTGGCGGACAACCAGAAAGTCACTTTCGACATCGAGCCCGGCCGTGACGGCCGCGAGTCGGCTGTGAACCTGGCGCTGGCATAA
- a CDS encoding VOC family protein: MARITGIGGVFIKARGGATELAEWYRDHLGLELEDFGGAVLKWQDDKAGDGGLTVWAAADQHGTWFDPSTSGFMINYRVDDMDGMVAQLTAADIPILKGPDAHENGRFAWIMDPEGNKVELWEPAPWDDKNKG, from the coding sequence ATGGCACGCATCACGGGTATCGGCGGAGTCTTCATCAAGGCGCGCGGCGGCGCCACTGAGCTGGCAGAATGGTACCGCGACCATTTGGGGCTGGAGCTGGAGGATTTCGGCGGCGCCGTCCTCAAGTGGCAGGATGACAAGGCCGGCGACGGCGGCCTCACCGTATGGGCCGCTGCTGATCAGCACGGGACTTGGTTCGATCCCAGTACCTCTGGCTTTATGATTAACTACCGGGTTGATGACATGGATGGCATGGTTGCACAGCTGACCGCCGCAGACATTCCCATTTTGAAAGGGCCTGACGCCCATGAGAATGGCCGCTTTGCCTGGATCATGGACCCGGAAGGCAACAAGGTGGAGCTGTGGGAGCCTGCGCCTTGGGATGACAAGAACAAGGGCTGA